Proteins found in one Triticum urartu cultivar G1812 chromosome 4, Tu2.1, whole genome shotgun sequence genomic segment:
- the LOC125553555 gene encoding COBRA-like protein 2, with translation MAATSLLRLCAAAALALLLLVGAAPLTEAYDPLDPTGNITIKWDITQWTADGYVAVVSINNYQKYRHIQAPGWHLGWAWTKKEVIWGMMGAQTIEQGDCSQFKGNIPHCCRRDPTTVDLLPGAPNGMQVGNCCKGGVLNSWVQDPVNAVASFQITVGRSGTTNRTVKAPKNFTLKAPGPGYTCGAAQKVKPPTKFISLDGRRTTQAHVTWDVICTYSQFVAQRGPACCVALSSFYNETIVDCPKCSCGCQNNITNPGSCVEVNSPYLASVVNGPGKGSSTPLVRCSPHMCPIKVHWHVKANYRDYWRVKITISNWNYRMNYSQWNLVVQHPNFDNVTTIFSFNYKALNPYGVINDTAMLWGLKYYNDLLMVAGPDGNVQSELLFRKDPSTFTFEKGWGFPRRIYFNGESCVMPQPDLYPWLPSSSPRLTKTAFLALAIVACATVAFLYNHLVLDKYCGKS, from the exons ATGGCGGCGACGTCGCTCCTGCGCCTCTGTGCCGCCGCCGCGCTTGCGCTGCTCCTGCTCGTCGGAGCGGCGCCTCTGACAG AAGCTTACGACCCTCTTGATCCAACCGGGAACATCACAATCAAATGGGATATCACTCAGTGGACTGCAGATGGCTATGTT GCTGTTGTTTCCATAAACAATTACCAGAAGTACCGTCATATCCAAGCACCTGGGTGGCATCTTGGGTGGGCTTGGACAAAGAAGGAGGTCATCTGGGGAATGATGGGTGCACAGACAATAGAGCAAGGGGATTGCTCTCAATTTAAAGGCAATATACCACACTGCTGCAGGAGAGACCCAACAACAGTTGACTTGCTTCCTGGTGCGCCTAACGGCATGCAGGTGGGAAATTGTTGCAAAGGAGGAGTTCTTAACTCATGGGTGCAAGATCCAGTCAATGCAGTGGCATCGTTTCAGATCACTGTTGGCCGATCCGGAACGACAAATAGGACAGTGAAAGCACCGAAAAACTTCACCCTCAAGGCCCCAGGTCCAGGGTATACCTGTGGAGCAGCCCAGAAAGTAAAACCTCCCACTAAGTTCATTTCGCTCGATGGAAGGAGAACAACTCAAGCGCATG TGACTTGGGATGTGATATGCACATATTCACAGTTTGTTGCTCAAAGAGGTCCTGCTTGTTGTGTTGCACTATCATCGTTTTACAACGAAACGATAGTTGACTGCCCAAAGTGCTCATGTGGCTGCCAGAACAACATAACCAACCCTGGGAGCTGCGTTGA GGTTAATTCGCCTTACTTGGCTTCAGTGGTGAATGGACCTGGCAAGGGCAGCTCGACCCCCCTAGTGCGATGCTCACCCCATATGTGCCCAATCAAGGTGCACTGGCATGTTAAGGCCAACTACAGGGACTACTggagggtgaagatcaccatttCAAACTGGAACTACCGGATGAACTACTCCCAGTGGAACCTGGTTGTTCAACACCCAAATTTCGACAATGTCACGACAATTTTCAGCTTCAACTACAAAGCATTGAACCCCTATGGAGTAATAA ATGATACCGCGATGCTGTGGGGTCTCAAGTACTACAATGACCTGCTCATGGTGGCTGGGCCAGACGGCAACGTGCAATCCGAGCTTCTGTTCAGGAAGGACCCGTCGACCTTCACTTTCGAGAAGGGCTGGGGTTTCCCAAGACGCATATACTTCAACGGTGAGAGCTGCGTCATGCCTCAGCCAGATTTGTACCCATGGCTGCCAAGCTCCTCCCCGAGACTGACGAAGACGGCATTTCTGGCCCTGGCCATCGTCGCTTGCGCGACGGTGGCGTTCTTGTACAATCATCTAGTGTTGGATAAATACTGCGGGAAGTCATGA